Within Montipora foliosa isolate CH-2021 chromosome 3, ASM3666993v2, whole genome shotgun sequence, the genomic segment tgcggagaaagtagaacttagcaagtgttcttggtatccaaaaagaaaattgggggtaaccaggcatttttcagagataattaagctctaatttggaaaggaacgccatacattgctttgtatttacaaatattgttaattaatgatcttcgaaaaatgcgtggttatgcctaattttcttttgggatttcaataacacttgtttaggcctgctttttccgcatattcagtaaaccgcgcaaaaaatacccttgaattggtaggcaccgtccttaactagctccttttgttcgtccatcagcaattgtacattgcagcattgttatcatctcttgagattggttgcaaaccacttGTACGTAGATGTAAAAAACTTAAGTGAAAGATCTTGGGTTTTAGTAAAACCCGATTGAACTTCTCACTAGGTATTTAAAAAGCAAactgtatttttatttcaacaTTCCTTCAAAGCATTGGTGTTTATCGGGCTTTGCACGCTTCCAGATTCCCGCCACTTCCTATTGCGTCCAGGCCCCATTTGTTCGAAGTGTGGATAGATctatccactgaataaatcactacccattggataactcaattggtttcgctagtgtttatccgctgtatagtgatttatccggtggatagcgttatccaccttttgaacaactgaggccagaaaTGCAAGTTTTTAGATGTACGTCCAACTTTAATATCCAACACGAAAGGTCTCTTCCTCCTGAAGTCCAGGCATTTGCTAGCTATTTCCGACGATTTCAAGGTTAAATGTTAGGATAAGCGTTATTTTCAGGCGAAGGTAAATGCAGCCCTTTATCATCACTTGAGGCGCACAGTTTAGGGTATACTTTGTGACGTCAATAGTCCCTTCTCGAATTTTAGAATTACAGTTGAATACAACACCAATGGCATCTCCACGTTATTCTCTCCATAGTTCAGCGCCCAGctaaatagaccatttccgagttcatgtctaccgcCTCctcgagtctaagtgcgaagtttttgtaatgaaaattagttttcattcatatgtaaagtagaactaattaccatcacaaaaacttcgcacttagactcgctttgaagaggaggcagacatggactcggaaatggcctattaactaACCAGCAGGTGACCCAGGTGACAGCACATCGTAATCATGTGAAGTTACTGCTTAACTTTCACTAATTACACTGCTCAACCATGCAGTAAATTAACACGTGATTTTGACGTCATAGTCTCTTGATGACCATAGCTGACGCTCCTCCGCCGCCATTGCAGATGCCGGCCAGTCCCAGTTTTCCCTCGGCAAGGTTGTGCGTTAAGTGAGCAATAAGCCGTGCGCCAGACATCCTTCAAAACAAAACGAGAAGAGTTTGATTAGTGTGAGGGATTACTACATGCGCGATATATAAGGCCAACTTAGAGTGTTGTATTCTACAGTTATGGTGGGCTAATTTAAAAGGCGGTTTTCGTTGCTTGAGTTAAAGGTTTACAGAGATACAGGCAACTTTTACACGAACGCGGACCGCGTCAAAATCAATGCGGTTTTGGGggtgtttacacggaaccgttttgGGAGTGTTTAGGTCATGCCAATCTATTGTAGTTCGCAGGACTCATTACACACGAatgcaatgcaaatttcgcgctaaaatagtaaccgtattcaaaccGCTGTGGTTTCGcggtttacacgacagatgaaaccttatcgttttcaaaacgatgcggttacaaataaAACAGcgtcgtgtaaacgctgccatAGTATCTTACGGTTCCTTGTTTTTTCCAGTTCAATTCACAGatgaactgaagaaaaaaaaacgtgcTTCGTATCTtacaatagcccttattcacgatggccgccatgttggatttgctcttatcatgcaaattagctacacacttctgagggggcaaacaacgcAAGTTCGAGAGGTAATAACGAACAtgttagccacacagatgatttgtttcacgttcattgaatgtttatcatctaagtagtaaaatagaatgattacacaagttacttcgatgtttttttcagcgaaaaatgagcagataacaaagtaaaagtcaaaatgtcaaaggtaatcaaaagatataaaattattataaaaggcaCTTAATTCTGAATTCTAAAGTGTACTTtgagcaatgttatttcaatatttcgacgagccgattttccgcaatttgcctttttcccaatgtttgccccccagcataacacatggctagtttgcatgacaatttgaaaaccaacatggcggctaccGTGAATAAGGCCAAttgagagcttaagcacgcggcgattcggcaaccggaagtgagatgTTTTCCTATTTAACCTGTATTGACACTACCTTATTTATATTGTCAATACTTATTTTAAGTACTTCCGGATTACGCTcttggctcaaaaacgtcgcgtgcttaagctcctaaTGCAGCCCAGCGAGGAATGAAAAACAGTTCTGTGGGTTTGGGCGATCCAAGCCTCATGTAGATTTTATCGCGCGTCTTATCCAGGTCAGTTGGGTGCTGTGTAGCTTGTAGTTTCATGTTATTCACGTTTAATAAAAACTTACTGACGCGATAGGATGGCCGATGGACACAGCGCCCCCGTGGATATTTACTCTCTCAGGATCCAATTCCATTAGCTGTGAAGAGTTAAAAAAAGCAGCACCAAGCAGATGAA encodes:
- the LOC137997007 gene encoding uncharacterized protein; protein product: MWEINEAFSAVVLANIKLMELDPERVNIHGGAVSIGHPIASDVWRTAYCSLNAQPCRGKTGTGRHLQWRRRSVSYGHQETMTSKSRVNLLHG